In one window of Helianthus annuus cultivar XRQ/B chromosome 17, HanXRQr2.0-SUNRISE, whole genome shotgun sequence DNA:
- the LOC110921255 gene encoding thaumatin-like protein: protein MTTSTLSTFLLFALLLLHSTSAAVFNIRNNCRYTVWAGAVPGGGRRLNPGQTWALTVAAGTKGARIWPRTGCTFDGSGRGRCQTGDCNGLLQCQNYGTPPNTLAEYALNQYQNLDFIDISLVDGFNVPMTFKASSGGCSRSIVCTADINGQCPSQLRAPGGCNNPCTVYKTEQYCCNNGPCGPTEFSRFFKQRCPDAYSYPQDDRTSLFTCPGGTNYEVIFCP from the coding sequence ATGACCACCTCCACCCTTTCCActttccttctctttgctctACTTCTTCTTCACTCCACCAGTGCAGCCGTTTTCAATATCCGAAACAACTGTCGATACACCGTTTGGGCTGGCGCGGTTCCTGGCGGAGGCCGGCGGCTTAACCCAGGCCAAACCTGGGCTTTAACCGTCGCAGCTGGCACAAAAGGAGCCCGTATATGGCCCCGAACCGGTTGCACCTTTGATGGCTCAGGGCGAGGCAGGTGTCAAACCGGTGATTGCAACGGTCTCCTCCAATGCCAGAACTATGGTACCCCACCCAACACATTGGCCGAGTACGCTTTGAACCAATATCAAAATCTTGATTTCATTGATATCTCTCTAGTGGACGGATTCAACGTGCCGATGACATTTAAAGCCAGTTCTGGGGGTTGCAGCCGTAGTATCGTATGTACCGCGGATATCAATGGTCAATGTCCTAGCCAGTTACGGGCTCCGGGTGGGTGCAATAACCCTTGCACCGTGTACAAAACTGAACAGTATTGTTGTAACAATGGACCTTGTGGACCAACTGAGTTTTCAAGGTTTTTCAAACAGAGATGCCCTGATGCTTATAGTTATCCTCAGGATGATAGAACAAGCTTATTTACATGCCCTGGTGGAACCAACTATGAAGTTATATTCTGCCCTTGA
- the LOC110921254 gene encoding protein P21-like gives MTTSTLSTFLLFALLLLHSTKAAVFNIRNNCRYTVWAGAVPGGGRQLYPGQTWALTVAAGTKGARIWPRTGCTFDGSGRGRCQTGDCNGLLQCQNYGTPPNTLAEYALNQYQNLDFIDISLVDGFNVPMTFKSSSGGCSRSIVCTADINGQCPSQLRAPGGCNNPCTVYKTEQYCCNNGPCGPTDLSRFFKQRCPDAYSYPQDDRTSLFTCPGGTNYEVIFCP, from the coding sequence ATGACCACCTCCACCCTTTCCActttccttctctttgctctACTTCTTCTTCACTCCACCAAAGCAGCCGTTTTCAATATCCGAAACAACTGTCGATACACCGTTTGGGCTGGCGCAGTTCCTGGTGGAGGCCGGCAGCTTTACCCAGGCCAAACCTGGGCTTTAACCGTCGCAGCTGGCACAAAAGGAGCCCGTATATGGCCCCGAACCGGTTGCACCTTTGATGGCTCAGGGCGAGGCAGGTGTCAAACCGGTGATTGCAACGGTCTCCTCCAATGCCAGAACTATGGTACCCCACCCAACACATTGGCCGAGTACGCTTTGAACCAATATCAAAATCTTGATTTCATTGACATCTCTCTTGTGGACGGATTCAATGTGCCGATGACATTTAAATCCAGTTCTGGGGGGTGCAGCCGTAGTATCGTATGTACTGCGGATATCAATGGTCAGTGTCCTAGCCAGTTACGGGCTCCGGGTGGGTGCAATAACCCTTGCACCGTGTACAAAACTGAACAGTATTGTTGTAACAATGGACCTTGTGGACCAACTGATTTATCAAGGTTTTTCAAACAGAGATGCCCTGACGCTTATAGTTATCCTCAGGATGATAGAACTAGTTTATTTACGTGCCCTGGTGGAACCAACTATGAAGTTATATTCTGCCCTTGA